The following are encoded in a window of Bos indicus x Bos taurus breed Angus x Brahman F1 hybrid chromosome 4, Bos_hybrid_MaternalHap_v2.0, whole genome shotgun sequence genomic DNA:
- the IGFBP1 gene encoding insulin-like growth factor-binding protein 1, producing MPEVLAVRAWPLLLSLAVQLGATVGAPQPWRCAPCSAERMALCPPVPASCPELTRSAGCGCCPMCALPLGAACGVATARCARGLSCRALPGEPRPLHALTRGQGACMTTPSDEATDTKDTTSPENVSPESSEITQEQLLDNFHLMAESSEDLPILWNAISNYESLRALEISDVKKWKEPCQRELYKVLDRLAREQQKAGDKLYKFYLPNCNKNGFYHSKQCETSLEGEPGLCWCVYPWSGKRILGSVAVRGDPKCQQYFNLQN from the exons ATGCCCGAAGTCCTTGCTGTCCGAGCCTGGCCGCTTCTGCTATCGCTGGCCGTTCAGCTCGGCGCGACGGTCGGAGCTCCCCAACCCTGGCGCTGTGCGCCCTGCTCCGCCGAGAGGATGGCGCTCTGCCCTCCCGTGCCCGCCTCCTGCCCGGAACTCACCCGGTCCGCGGGCTGCGGCTGCTGCCCGATGTGCGCCCTGCCTCTCGGAGCCGCATGCGGTGTGGCCACTGCTCGCTGCGCTCGCGGGCTCAGCTGCCGCGCCCTCCCGGGGGAGCCCAGGCCCCTGCACGCCCTCACCCGAGGCCAGGGCGCCTGCATGACCACGCCCAGCGATGAGGCTACAG atACAAAAGACACCACCAGCCCAGAGAATGTGTCCCCAGAGAGCTCAGAGATAACTCAGGAGCAGCTTCTGGACAATTTCCACTTGATGGCCGAGTCCAGTGAGGACCTGCCCATCCTCTGGAATGCCATCAGTAATTATGAGAGCTTGAGGGCTCTTGAGATCAGTGACGTCAAGAAGTGGAAG GAGCCCTGCCAGCGAGAACTCTACAAAGTGCTGGACAGATTAGCCAGGGAGCAGCAGAAGGCAGGAGACAAACTTTACAAATTTTATCTGCCAAACTGCAACAAGAATGGATTCTATCACAGCAAACAG TGTGAGACGTCGCTGGAGGGAGAGCCTGGGCTCTGTTGGTGTGTCTACCCTTGGAGTGGGAAGAGGATCTTGGGGTCTGTGGCCGTCAGAGGGGACCCCAAATGCCAACAGTATTTTAACTTACAGAACTGA